In a genomic window of Fusobacterium sp. DD2:
- a CDS encoding tetratricopeptide repeat protein has product MKKLVYVCLVLGLCSCTNVGTDFSDIFESVQTNQSEIMPELKTEKIVLNTYAPEGILNNISDRLRAGNIREYNGSYRRTYEVYVGDYLSIPLNIGENTYNMVKYPNGVQYSVQIKDGKLLFRSLYQGTYELMLYSGGAFSRKITIENKMYYEFTEQNNYDIISQCYAQRNLKGLNDSIAIHRIAFPNSFRDKELSFLLIDLASKDGNTKIMKDEINFLQKNATLTDYDKMQLIKSLEIMKDTDYEMPSELLKYDVQSNQLNLEVAKILAEKKNISSSEVLFLEKVYKNSEDGKFLGKVIGNWYIVNGNLLKGKEYLENSEGAPEFNTSFGNPFQTSTPVLTPEEQNYQQFKGFLNDGKRSFDNENYVEAIMYLEKALGMDKNYNEEKDIYYYLGQSYFRTGDYSKAVTEFKKSLNLEKNDEKKAEIYYNIGMLYEKLGDKEQAVNYFTYVIQNYKNSPWGVKSSMHILQQ; this is encoded by the coding sequence ATGAAAAAACTAGTATATGTATGCCTTGTATTGGGACTGTGTAGTTGTACAAATGTAGGTACTGATTTTTCAGATATTTTTGAAAGTGTTCAGACTAATCAAAGTGAAATTATGCCAGAACTAAAAACTGAGAAAATAGTATTGAATACATATGCTCCTGAAGGAATACTTAATAATATATCAGATAGATTAAGAGCTGGAAATATAAGAGAATACAATGGAAGTTATAGAAGAACCTATGAGGTATATGTTGGAGATTATCTTTCAATTCCTTTAAATATTGGAGAAAATACTTATAATATGGTAAAATATCCAAATGGAGTTCAATACAGTGTTCAGATAAAAGATGGAAAACTTTTATTTAGAAGTTTATATCAGGGAACATATGAACTTATGCTTTACTCAGGAGGAGCATTTAGCAGAAAAATTACTATTGAGAATAAAATGTACTATGAATTTACAGAACAAAATAACTATGATATAATTTCACAATGCTATGCTCAAAGAAACTTAAAGGGATTAAATGATAGTATCGCTATACACAGAATAGCATTTCCTAATAGTTTTAGAGATAAGGAACTTTCATTCCTGCTAATTGACCTTGCATCAAAAGATGGAAATACTAAGATAATGAAAGATGAGATTAACTTTTTACAAAAAAATGCAACTTTAACAGATTATGATAAAATGCAACTTATTAAATCTTTAGAGATAATGAAAGATACTGACTATGAGATGCCAAGTGAACTTTTAAAATATGATGTACAATCAAATCAATTAAATTTAGAAGTTGCAAAAATATTAGCTGAAAAGAAAAATATTTCATCATCAGAGGTACTTTTCCTTGAAAAAGTTTATAAAAACAGTGAAGATGGAAAATTTTTAGGTAAAGTAATTGGAAACTGGTATATTGTAAATGGAAACTTACTAAAAGGAAAAGAATATCTTGAAAATAGTGAGGGAGCACCAGAATTTAATACAAGCTTTGGAAATCCTTTCCAAACCAGCACACCAGTTCTTACTCCTGAAGAACAAAATTACCAGCAATTTAAAGGATTTTTAAATGACGGTAAGAGAAGTTTTGACAATGAAAACTATGTAGAAGCTATAATGTATTTGGAAAAAGCTTTAGGAATGGATAAGAATTATAACGAAGAAAAAGATATATATTATTATTTAGGACAGAGCTATTTTAGAACAGGTGACTATTCAAAAGCTGTAACAGAATTTAAAAAATCGTTAAATTTAGAAAAAAATGATGAAAAAAAAGCAGAAATATATTATAATATAGGAATGTTATACGAAAAACTTGGAGATAAAGAGCAAGCTGTAAATTATTTCACATATGTTATACAAAATTACAAAAATTCGCCTTGGGGAGTAAAAAGCAGTATGCATATATTACAGCAATAA
- a CDS encoding DUF1934 family protein: MPKFIVKSSDSYNDKNYEIVKGDIKTAGEWLVYTYESRLGRCEVHFSEKRVIISRKGEVSAIIDVDLEKTTEFVYATKELRKKFNIKGERITRDEEKGIIEFSYKIYDDNVEINKIEISIKNY; the protein is encoded by the coding sequence ATGCCTAAGTTTATAGTAAAGAGCAGTGACTCATATAATGACAAAAATTATGAAATAGTAAAAGGTGATATAAAAACTGCTGGAGAATGGTTGGTATATACCTATGAAAGCAGATTAGGCAGATGTGAAGTGCATTTTTCTGAAAAGAGAGTTATTATTTCCAGAAAAGGTGAGGTTTCAGCAATTATAGATGTAGACTTGGAAAAAACAACAGAATTTGTATATGCTACAAAGGAGTTGAGAAAGAAGTTTAATATAAAAGGTGAAAGAATCACAAGAGATGAAGAAAAAGGAATAATAGAATTTTCTTATAAAATATATGATGATAATGTAGAAATTAATAAAATAGAGATATCTATAAAAAATTATTAG
- the rlmH gene encoding 23S rRNA (pseudouridine(1915)-N(3))-methyltransferase RlmH has protein sequence MNINLVCIGKVKEKYITDGINEFLKRMQSFAKMKIIELKEDGNDNNRNISIEKESQDILKTLEKIGGYTVLLDIQGKNYSSEEMAEEIEKLTVGGVSTINFVIGGSYGVSQSIRENSQMRLSFSKMTFPHQLMRLILVEQIYRWFSIINNGKYHK, from the coding sequence GTGAATATAAATTTAGTTTGTATAGGAAAAGTGAAGGAAAAATATATTACTGATGGGATAAATGAGTTCTTGAAAAGAATGCAATCTTTTGCTAAAATGAAGATAATAGAACTTAAAGAGGATGGAAATGATAATAATAGAAATATTTCTATTGAGAAAGAATCACAGGATATATTAAAAACTCTTGAAAAAATTGGAGGGTATACAGTACTTTTAGATATTCAAGGGAAAAACTATTCCTCAGAGGAGATGGCAGAAGAGATTGAAAAATTAACTGTAGGAGGAGTCAGTACTATTAACTTTGTAATTGGCGGTTCATATGGTGTATCTCAAAGCATAAGAGAGAATAGTCAAATGAGACTTAGTTTCTCAAAAATGACATTTCCTCATCAACTTATGAGACTTATCTTGGTGGAACAGATATACAGATGGTTTAGCATCATCAACAATGGTAAATATCACAAATAA
- the mutL gene encoding DNA mismatch repair endonuclease MutL: protein MGKIKILDESVSNMIAAGEVVENPASMIKELLENSLDAGSKTIEIDIKNGGRDVKISDDGYGMTKEDLLMSVERHATSKISKKDDLYNLFTYGFRGEALSSIAAVSRISMSSRTEEDQIGSYITVLGGKVTGLKELQRNRGTTIEIKDLFFNTPARLKFLRKPSTEYGNIKDIIMQEALANPEISITLILDGKISIRTSGNGIDNAIVEIFGKNVLKNLKQFELGFLGNGVLYRSTRDSIFTFVNNRMVKSKILEDAIIDGYYTKLMKGKYPFAILFLTVDPKEVDVNVHPSKKIVKFSNEEEIYEFVLKKIEKCFEGDDDFVSPTLTEKIESDDKRFLDFSDFEQFTPIKTETQSFKEMEDFAPVNYEKIDKREEFQNTDNNIVNKKWEPKETFYNPEIEKRVSIGIEDLEKNYYSEKEEIVEKPAECKKSEDKPKEKTVNFRVIGQVFDTFILVERDGIFEIYDQHIVHERILYEKLKKMYYSDKTSMQQLLVPIRVITDPREMEIIAENMDNFKKAGFEIDRFSDNEILIRAVPMLEFNESIENIFRNVLNNIKEKRYTDIRENILISMSCKGAIKANHKLSIEDMTTMITKLHEIGEYTCPHGRPIIVKITLDDLEKLFKRK, encoded by the coding sequence ATAGCTGCAGGGGAAGTTGTTGAAAACCCAGCAAGTATGATAAAGGAACTTCTTGAAAATTCACTTGATGCAGGAAGTAAAACTATAGAGATAGATATAAAAAATGGCGGTCGTGATGTAAAAATAAGTGATGATGGATATGGAATGACCAAAGAGGATTTACTTATGTCAGTGGAAAGACATGCTACAAGTAAAATATCTAAAAAGGATGACCTTTATAATCTTTTTACATATGGATTTAGAGGAGAAGCTCTTTCATCTATAGCTGCAGTTTCAAGAATATCAATGTCATCGAGAACTGAAGAGGATCAAATTGGTAGTTATATCACTGTACTTGGTGGAAAAGTTACTGGACTTAAAGAGTTACAAAGAAATAGAGGGACTACTATTGAGATAAAGGATCTGTTTTTCAATACTCCAGCAAGACTTAAATTTTTGAGAAAACCATCTACAGAGTATGGAAATATAAAGGATATAATAATGCAGGAAGCACTAGCAAATCCTGAGATTTCAATCACTTTAATTTTAGATGGAAAAATAAGTATAAGAACAAGTGGAAATGGAATAGATAATGCTATTGTAGAGATATTTGGAAAAAATGTTCTAAAAAATCTTAAGCAGTTTGAACTTGGTTTTTTAGGAAATGGTGTATTATATAGAAGTACAAGAGACTCAATATTTACCTTTGTAAATAATAGAATGGTTAAATCTAAAATCTTAGAAGATGCAATAATAGATGGATATTATACAAAACTTATGAAAGGAAAGTATCCTTTTGCAATTCTATTTTTAACTGTTGATCCCAAAGAGGTAGATGTCAATGTTCATCCATCTAAGAAAATAGTTAAATTTTCAAATGAAGAAGAGATATATGAATTTGTATTAAAAAAGATAGAAAAATGTTTTGAGGGAGATGATGATTTTGTATCTCCAACATTAACTGAAAAAATAGAGAGTGATGATAAAAGATTTCTTGATTTTTCAGATTTTGAGCAGTTTACACCTATAAAGACTGAAACTCAGAGTTTTAAAGAGATGGAAGATTTTGCACCTGTTAATTATGAAAAAATAGATAAAAGAGAAGAGTTTCAAAATACAGATAATAATATAGTAAATAAAAAATGGGAACCAAAGGAAACATTTTATAATCCTGAAATTGAAAAACGTGTTAGCATAGGAATAGAAGATTTGGAAAAAAACTATTATTCAGAGAAGGAAGAGATAGTTGAAAAACCTGCAGAGTGTAAAAAGAGTGAAGATAAACCTAAAGAGAAAACAGTTAATTTTAGAGTTATAGGTCAAGTTTTTGATACTTTTATATTAGTTGAAAGAGATGGAATATTTGAAATATATGATCAGCACATAGTACATGAAAGAATACTTTACGAAAAGCTAAAAAAAATGTATTATAGTGATAAAACAAGTATGCAACAACTTTTAGTTCCAATAAGAGTTATTACAGATCCAAGAGAGATGGAGATAATAGCTGAAAATATGGATAATTTTAAAAAGGCTGGTTTTGAAATAGATAGATTTTCAGATAATGAAATTCTTATTAGAGCGGTACCAATGCTTGAATTTAATGAAAGTATTGAAAATATATTTAGAAATGTTTTAAATAATATAAAAGAAAAGAGATATACTGATATCAGAGAGAATATACTTATATCGATGTCTTGTAAGGGAGCTATAAAAGCTAATCATAAACTTTCAATTGAAGATATGACAACAATGATTACAAAACTCCATGAAATTGGAGAGTATACATGCCCACATGGAAGGCCAATAATTGTGAAGATAACCTTAGATGATTTAGAAAAACTGTTTAAAAGAAAATAA